The nucleotide sequence CACCGTCAAGCCGTCGTGCTGCCGCGCGGTAAGTATCCGGGCGGGCGCGTCCGGTCTTGACAGACCGTGACCACCAGACGAGTATCGTGCCCGTTCGGCGACAATCCATCTGCCAGACCGAGGAGCCGGGCGGGAAAGGGAGCAACTCCCATGGACCTAGAGCTCAAGGACAAGGTGGCCGTGGTAGGCGGAGCGAGCAAGGGCCTGGGACGGGCCTGCGCGGAGGTGCTGGCGGAGGAAGGGGCCAGGGTCGTCGTGTGCAGCCGCACCCAGGCCGACCTCGACCGCACGGCGAAAGAGATTCGTGAGGCGACGGGCACCGACGTCCTGGCTCTGGCCGGTGATCTCGACAATCACCAGACGATCCGAGACCTGATCGCCGCCGCCACCAGTCGATTTGGACGTCTCGACATCCTCGTCAACAACTCCGGAGGGCCGCCCCTGGCCCGGGCTCTCAGCGCCACGGAAGAGCAGTGGGCGACGGCGCTGCAGCGGTCCTTGCTGTTCTTCGCGCGCATGTCGCGAGAGGCCATCCCCCACATGAAGCGCCAGGGCGGTGGCCGCATCATCAATATCCTGGCCGCCACCGTCTATCAGCCCATCCCGAACCTGGCCCTCTCGGGCGTCACCCGCCTGGGCGTGGTGGCCTTTGCCAAGAGCCTGGCCGACGAGGTGGGGCGCGACGGCATTCTCGTGAACAACGTATGCCCGGGCTCGATTCTGACCGACCGCATGCGCTCCAACGTGGCGGCGCGGGCCAAGGAGCTC is from Candidatus Methylomirabilota bacterium and encodes:
- a CDS encoding SDR family oxidoreductase translates to MDLELKDKVAVVGGASKGLGRACAEVLAEEGARVVVCSRTQADLDRTAKEIREATGTDVLALAGDLDNHQTIRDLIAAATSRFGRLDILVNNSGGPPLARALSATEEQWATALQRSLLFFARMSREAIPHMKRQGGGRIINILAATVYQPIPNLALSGVTRLGVVAFAKSLADEVGRDGILVNNVCPGSILTDRMRSNVAARAKELGVSLEQGLADRAAETAVGRIGEPRELAHLVAFLASGKSSYITGTTMLVDGGLVRSII